The region CAAGCCGTCCAGCGCGGGGCGGAACTGGCCCTCCCAGGCGTGCCGGAAGCGCTCGGCCGCGCCTCCCGACCACGTCGTCGTGGAGATCAGCGAGGTGAGCGCGCGCTTGAGGTCTTCGACCTCGCCGCTGCACGTGCCCAGCTTGCGCGACAGGGTTTCCAACTCGGCGAGTTCGGCCTGGATCACGGTGACTCCTCGGGTACCGGGTGCGTCGGACTGCGCAACCGAAGCTAGCCGGCCCGGCCGGTCGGCGTAATCGGGAACCCTCCCCAGTCACCGCCGGATCAGGCGCAGGTCGGACCTGGTGATCATCCGGGTGGTGAGCACGTGCTCGCCCAGCGAGCGCAGCGCGTACGGACCCGTCATGTTCGGCACCCCGGCCCGCTCCAACCTGGTCCGCAGGTACTCGACGCGCTTGACCAGCGTCGAGCGCTCCCACCCCAGCCGGAACGCGGCGGCGGCGTAGGAACGCGGGTTCGGGTCGTACCGGTCGCCCTCCTCCAGGTAGCCCGCGAACAGCGCGACCAGCGCCGCGCGGTCCTGCTCGTTGACGTTGACCTCGGCGCCGATCGAGGTGGGCAGGCCGCCTTCCGGCGCGCCGGAGGACACCTGCGCCGACGGGCCTTCCAGCACCAGTTCGTGCACCGCGCGGACACCCTCGACCAGAACCCGGCACACGCCCTCGACCTGGACCCGCTTCCCCGGGCCCAACTGGTTGCGAATACCCACCTCGTCCACGACCGCGAGTTGTCTGGCGTCACTCGTGTTGATCAACCACCACAGTTCGTTGGCGAATTCGACCGCGCCCGCGAGCCGGGAAATGGCCAGGTCGTCCGAGTCGAGGCACACGTCGCAGTCACTCGATCGGCCGAAGGTGAACCGGCGTTCCCGAGTCGGCCGGTGCTCGGCTCCCGCGACGCGCACAACCAGTTGGTCACTCACGTTCTCCCCTTCTTCCCCACGACTCGGTTATCGGGTGGTCACCCCTTCCCATTACGGTAAGACGCCGGTGTTCCTACGCTGACGGATCGACACGGCTGACAAGGCAGGTGACCCGCGGTGGGTGTGTTATCCGGGCGCAATCGCATCCGACGTGGAATTTCCGCGCTGTGGCGCGGGCCGCGCAGTCGGGCCGCCTCGCTCGCGCTCGTCGGCTGCCTGCTCGCGGGAGTGCTCGCGGTGACGCTCGGCGCGGGGTACTCGGTGTCCCGCACGGTGCTGTCGGACGGTTCGGCGTACCTCGGCAAGGGCCACACCGTCGCCCACGTCAACGGCGAGAGCAACCTGACCGACGCCGAGGTGGCCCGAAGCCTCGCGACCGGGACGCAGCGCTTGGAGTCCGTCGCGCTGCCCAACGGCCTGGTCGCCGTCGTGAACAACGACACCGGTGACGTCACCTTCATCGACCCCGCGACAATGGCTCCGGCCGGCACACCGGTCAACCGGCCGGACTCGGCCGGGCTGATCACCGCGCTGCCCGCCGCCGAGCACAGCTACCTGGTCGACCTCCAGCGCGGCACGGTCGAAGTGGTCGACAAGCAGGCCAATCCCGGGACGCCGGTCCAGGTGCCGGGCCGCGTGCTCGACGCGGTGCCGGTCGGCGACTCGGTGTGGGCCGTGACCGGCGAGGGCAAGGTCGTGCAGATCACCGGCGAGCGCCTGGTCCGCACCACGTCGCTCGGCTCCGGTTTGCGGATCACCTCCGCCGACGGGCACCCCGTGGTGGTGACGGCCGACGGCACCGCCTACGCCGTCGACGGCGACCAACCCAGATCGGTCGGCACGACCGGGCTTCCCGCCGGGGACGGCGCGGTGCTCGGGTCGTGGCAGGGCGCCGAGCGGCACGTGATCGGGGTCGACCGCACCCGCAACCAGGTCGTCGTGCTGGACCCGCGCACCGGCACGAGGGTGACCATCGGTCTCGACGTGCCGAGCGGCTCCACCCCGCAGTGGGGCGCGCCGGTCGAGTTCGGCAACCGCGTGTACGTCCCCGACGCCGCCGAGCCCGCGCTGTGGAAGGTCGACCCGGCCTCGGGCACCGCCGAGAAGCTGACCGTGCCGGGAAAACCCGGCAAGATCGAGCTGAAGGTCAGCGGCGGCAAGGTGTGGGCCAACAGCCAGTACGACCAGCGCGTGCTCGTCGTCGACGACCACGGCGCGAGCACGTTGGCGGACAAGGGGACCGGCGAGGCGGTGACGGACTCGCAGCAGGAGCCGACCACGACGCCGCAACCGGAGAGCCCCGCCCAGAGCACCACGCAGGAAACGCCGGCCGCACCGCCGCCGCCGGCGCCGCCCACGTCGCGGCAGCCGGACCCCACGACCGAAACGGTCACCGTGCCGTCGTTCACTCGGGGCACCGGGCACGAGGCGGCCTGCGCGGAGTTGGAGCGGCTCGGGCTGCGGTGCGAGGCGCTGTCGGCGGGCGACGCCTCCGGGTTGGCCACCGGCGAGGTGATCGACACCAACCCCGGCGGCGGTCGGCAGGTGCCGGTCGGCAGTCGCGTCGTGGTCCGCTACGTCGGCCCGGTCGAGGTGCCCGACGTCGTCGGCCTCGACGTGGAGGCGGCGTGCGCGGCGATCACGGCGGTGCAGTTGGAGTGCGCCCAGGTGCCCGACCCCACGCCGACGAGCCGACCCGAGGAGCTGTTGGTCGTCTCCCGCCAGGACCCGACACCGGCGGTCGGCGGCGGCGCGGCGAAGGGCAGCAGGGTGTCGGTCCACTTCCCGAACCGGATCTCCGGTTTTCCCCCACTGGCCGGGAAGACCCAGGTCGAGGCATGCCAGTTGGTCGAGAGCTACCACCTGACGTGCGCGCCGAAGTCGGGTTCGCCGCCGGCCGGCCAGTGCCCGAGCGCGGGCGCGGTGTTCGACCAGAAGCCCGTTGCGGGCACGGTGGTCGAGGTCGGCTCCGAGGTGGAGATCTCGGTGTGCGGCGGCCGGGTCGTCCTGCCGGACTTCGTGAACCCGTTGCCCCGGAACAAGGACGCGGTGTGCGCCGACGTCCGCAGCAAGGGGTTGCAGTGCAATCCGGTCGAAGGAGTGACCGCCGCCGGTACCGGCCATCCGCCGCTCACCGCGTACTCGCAAACCCCTGCCGCCGGGCAGCAGGCCGAAATCACCCAGCCGGTGACGATCACCTACTACAGCGACCAGGTGGACCTCTCCGACCACGTCGGTCAGCAGTACGGCGGCAACGTGTGCGCGGGACTTGCGGCGAAGGGCTTGCAGTGCACCGCCAACCGCGTGGCCTCGCCAGTCGCGATGAACACCATCGTCGGCCAGAACCCACCCGCCGGCCGGGTCGCGATCGGGTCCACCGTGACCGTCGACTACTCGGGGTGGCAGTCGGTCCACTACTGGATCGAGAACGTCGGCGGGTCCGGCGGCAAGGTCTGGCAGCTCACCGGGAGCCCCGGCGGCGGCGAGCGCTTCTCGGTGGGCCGCGCCTTCGGCTCCAGCAGCGACACGATTCCCAACGGGCAGTTGGTCCGGGAGTTCAGGTGCTCGGCGACGTGCGGCGGAGTGCCCCAGAACCGGTTCTACTCCCGGCTGGAGTCGTGGCCCGGCTACGGCGCATCGCCGGTGGCGGTGTTCCTGCCGTGCGACACCAACGACGGTCGGGTGCCGATCTACCGCGTGTGGAAGGACGAGAACGGCAAGCGGTTGTACGGCATCAGCGACACCACCGGCGGCTGGGAGGGCAACGAACTGCTGGGGTGCGCCTGGCGGGCGTGATCACGCGGACAGCAGGGTCAGCTCGCGGAAGACCTCAGCCGGGCCGACCCTGCCCAGCATGATCGGCGTCACGTCCTCGCCCAGTTCAGCGGCGAACAGCGGCGGCACGTCCGCGCGGACCGACCACAGTCCGGCATCACCGGCGTCGACGATGTCGATGCGCCGCAAGGGCAATCCGTCGCGTACCCACTCCAGCGCCCACCGCGAGGCCACGCCGCGCGCGAGCGCGGCCAGGTCCGCCGCGACCTCGTCGGCAAGCCGGGGCGCGGCCAGCACCGCGCGAGCCGCGTCCGCGTCCGCCGGGTCGGAGTCGAGGAGCCGGGTGAGCGCGTCCGGGTTTGTGACGACGAACGCGTCCGAGGTGGGCCTGGGGCGCGGTGCTATCGCCAGCAGCTCCACGAGCATCCTGGGTACGTGGTCGACGGGCGTCGGCACCGGGCCGGTGCCGTCATCGACGTCGACCTCGTTCCCCTTGCCCATCAGAGTGATCTCGTCAGTCCCGGTGTCACGACGCAGCACGAGCCGGGCGTGGAACGGGAGCCCGCAGGGCATGTCGTCCCGCTGCGGAGGTCGGGCCGGTCGTCCCGCCACGACCCGCCGGGCGGTGTCGCGGTCGCGCGCGTAGTCGCCGACGGTCGACGTCCAGCACGTCGCCGACGTACCGTCCCGGTCCGGCGATGCCGCGGTTTCCAGGGCGATGCCACGGCCTCGGCGGTCGATCATGCAGTGCAGCGCGCGCACCGAGCCGCTCGGCAAGCCGGCCGGCGCGGTGTCGACGTCCACCGGCAGCACGTGGTCGAACCACTGCCCGAGGTGCGAGGTAAGGTCGTCCACGACAAGCCCGGCGACGTCGGCCGGCAGGTGGGCGCGCGCGACGACCAGGCCCGAACCGGTGTCCTCCACCACCCAGTCCTGCGGCGCGAGCGGAAACCCCGTCACAGCAACCCCTTCAGGTCGGCCGCGAGCTTGCCCGGCGTGTGCACCACGTCGTCCACGACGTCCTTCGCCTTGCCCGCCACCGCGTCCACGCCGTCGGCCGCCAGATCGCCCACGCGATCGGAGATGTGGTACTTGCTGTCCAGCACGCTCCACGCCACACCCGCGCCGACGGCGACGACGAAGCCAGGCGGGAACACCGCCAGCCCGGCGGCGCCGGCGAGCGTGGAGGCGCCTGCGACCGACAGCGCCGACACGGCCGCGCCACCACCCGCCGAGGCGAGCGTCCTGGTGACCTTCTGTGTCGTGTTCAGCTTCGGGTCGTGCGCGTTGCGCCACGCCGCCGAGGCGATACCCATCGTCGTGGCGCTGCGGCTGAGCGCGGAACCCATTCCCGCCGGGGTCTTCAACCTCGCCGCGATCCCGCGCACCCCCGAAGGGCCGCCGGAACCAGCCCGCAAGCCGCCGAGGTCGATCCGCTGCCGGTTCCGCGCCGCCGTGCCCATAGCGGACCCCAGCCGACTGACCGGCGACGGGACGCCGGCGCCGAACGAGCCGCCGAAGAGCTGCAGCGGCACCAGCATGAGGTCGAACGCCAGTTCGCGGTTCTCGATCTCCTGGAGCCGTTCCAGCGCCGCGCGCCTCCCGGCGAGGTCGGCCCGGACCTGGTCGAGCGCCCGTCCGGCAGCGCGGAGGCCGTGCGCCGCGTCGTCGACGGCGTGCCGCACCCTACCCGCCACGTCCGCCGGCACACCGGCGGGCACGGACACGCCGGCGAGCTGCGCGAGCGCGTGGTCCACCACGTCCAACTCCCGCCGCAGCAACGCAATCGCGGCCCTCATCGCCGTCGGGTCCACCACGCACGTCATCGGGTTTCCTCCTGACGTCGACGCCACGCCTGCCGGCGGCTCTCCAGGTCGTGCGCCGCGTGGTCGAGCGCGGCGGCGCAGGACCGCAACGAGTCCGCCGCGCGCCCCGTCGCCGCACCGACACCGCGCAACTGCCCGCGAGCCGCCTGGGCCGCGCCGGATTCCCAGCGGCCCAACGAGGGCGGGCGCACCGACGCGGCCGCACCGGCGATCCTGCGCAACGTCGCGGCGAGCTCGGCGATCTGCGCCGGGTCGCCTTCCGGACACGGGTCGGCCGGTTCGACACCGAACACGTGACACCTCCTGATGAGCGGTCCTGCCCGGGAGGCTAGAGGCGCGCACCGGCGGCGGGTATGGGAAACCCTTGCCGTTCCGCCGACCCCGATGGGAACCGCTTCCCATGTCGTTCGGCACTCCGGCGCGAGCACACTCACCCCATGCCGAACCCGTCGAAACGCCGACCGGTCAACCTGTCCCTGGTGGCACTGGCGTTCCTCTGCCTCGCATTCCCCTTCACCGCTGTGTCGTGCCAGACCGCGATGGGCTCGATCAGCGCCGAGTTCACCGGCTACGACGCCGCCTTCGGAGGTGCCCCGACGATCGAGGCGACCGAAGGCATGAAGGAGCCCAAGTCCGCCGAGGACAACGGGGTTTCCCCGCAGCCGCTGGTGATCCTCGGCATCGTGGTCCTGGCCCTGGGAATCATCCCGCTCTCCCGGTCGCGCGCCAACCCGGTGTTCGGCATCGGCGTCGGCGCGGTCGCCGGCGTGCTGTTCGCGGCCGGCCAGCTCTCGATGCGCAGCACCGTGGCCTCCGCACTGGCGGATGACAAGGACCTCAAGCGCACCGACCCGTACGACCTGATCGAATCCCGCTACGGCTTCTGGCTCGTCCTGCTGGTCACGCTCGGTCTGGCCGCCTACAACGTCGTCGCGCTGGCCCGAGCCCGCGCGACCGCCGTCCCACCACCTCAGACCCAGCCACCGCCCACCCCGTAACGCGCCGCCGCGAACGGTCCGGCACCAAACCTGTTCGTCCGCCGACCAACCGGCCCGCCAGGATGGCGGGCATGGTGCTGTGACCAGCAGCTCATGTCAGAGCCCGCTGTGGTGTCGCGGTCGTGGGAGCAGCGCACCGGCGCGGTCGGCATGGGGATCGGCGCGTCCTCATCCGACTACTTGTGGTGAAGGACGAGTGCACGGTCTGGACGAGCGATCCCGTGTTGCCCGCCCGTTTGAACGCGCGTCATCGTGGCCAGGTTGAGCGTGATCCCGACCAGGCCGATCCCGACCATCCCGGCGATCGCCGCGGCGTGCACGTCGGCGAAGACGGCGGAGCCGACCAGGAACAACGCGTTGAGGAGCAATCCGGCGACGATCACGGCGACCGTGTGGGCCGTCGACGTGGTCGGCGCGGGACCACCGCCCGACCTGCCGGCCAGCCGCGTGAGCGCCAGCCGAGGACATGCTCTGCGGAGCACCGGTTCGGTGCACCCCGGCCGGATCAGAACGTCGGGTCGGGCAGCGGGACTCCCCGGCAGGTGAGATCGCGCTGCGGCACGACCCCGTCCACCAGGACCCGCGTCTGTTCCTCCGTGGCGCGGTGTCCCGGCTGGTCCACGACGGCGCGGAGCGCGGCCAGGTCCGTCGCCGCACCGGGGAACCGGGCGGAGCGGTACATGGCCTCCAGGTACCTCAGGTCGAGGTCGCCGGCGGTGTACGTCGTGCCGGCGGTCAGCACGGCCGGCGTCGCGGCGATCTCGGCGCGCACCCGCTCGTAGGTCGCCCCGATCTCGTCGCCGGTGGTGTCGCGTCCGTAGCGGCCGTGGTACTTCGCCCCCAGGGCAGGAAGTCCTCCCGGAACCACCGCTCGACCCCGGCCTCGAAGTCGGCGAACGCGCCCTGCCAGTCGGTGGTCAACTCTGTCTTGGAGTTGAACACGAACCGGCCCACGTGCGTCGGGAAGGAGGTGGCGTACTGCGCGCCCAGCCACGTCCCGACGGAGTAGCCGAGCCAGTCGATCTTCTCGCGGTCGAGCAGCCGACGCAGCAGGTCCAGGTCGCACACGACCTGCTCGGTGGTGATGCGCAGCCCGAGGTCGCCGGACGCCGATTGGTACTCGCGGACCTGGCGCTCGGCGCCGTCGTAGAGGCGGTCGACGTTGGTTCGTCACCGGGCCGGTCCCAGTCGAGCGATGCGGTGAAGGCGCCGCACTCCAGGCGTTCCGCGCCGGCCGGCTGCGCCGGGGGCGGACCGTCCGGGAAGCACGCCTGCCAGTCGATCTTTCGCGCGAGGTGCCGTCACGGTGCCAGCTCGGCCGACGCGGGTGCGGTCGTGGGAATCACGGTGGCGGTCAGGACCACTGCGGTGAACCTCGCCCGCACGGCTGCCCCTCGGGTGTTCACTTCGCGGTGGGCAGGTAGCGGGGCGCCTTGCGGGCGTGGGTGGCCTGCTCGTAGGCGTAGGCGAACGAGAGCAGCTTCGCGTCGCTGAAGCGCGTGCCCAGGAACGACAGCCCCAGCGGCAGGCCGTCGCGGCTGAAGCCTGCCGGCACGGACAGGTGCGGGTAGCCGGCCGTCGACGTGTGGCGGCTCGTGCCCGCGAACGAGTTGCGCACCGGGTCACCGCCCTGGTAGTCGACGGGCGGTGCGGGCAGCTCGGTGGACGTGACGATGGCGTCGAGGCGGTGCGCGGCGAGCACGTCGTCGATGCCCTGCCGGCCCGCGGCCGTCGCGGCTTCGCGGTGCGCCCGGTACTCCGGGTTGGTGATGTCGCCGTCGGTCTTGTCCGCCATCTCGAACAGGTCCTGGCCGAACGTCGCCAGCTCGACGTCCGCGTGCTGCCGGTTGTACTCGATCAGGCCGGTGAGGTTCTTCGGGTGCGAGCCGGGTGTCGCGGCCAGGTAGGCGTTGAGGTCGTGCTTGAACTCGGTCAGGACGGCGGGCAACAGGTGTGGCACCACCACCTCCTGGAAGTCGGGCAGGTCGGCGCCCTCCACGACCGTCGCGCCGAGGTCGCGCAGCTTCGCGACGGAGGCGTCGAAGACCCGGTCGGCGTCGGGGTCGATGCCCTGGTGCCCCTTGCGCCAGACGCCGATGCGCTTGCCGCGCAGCGCGTCGGTCTTGAGCACCTGGGTGTAGTCGGCGGGCAGCGCGCCGGCGGCGGCCGGGGAGTCCGGGTCGGCGAGGTCGGTGCCGCGCAGCGCCCACAGCGTCACGGCCGCGTCGGTCACGGAGCGGGTGATGGGCCCGGGGCTGTCGTGCCGGCTGGTGATCGGGACGACACCGGTCCGGCTGACCAGGCCCAGCGAGGGCTTGACGCCGACGGTCGAGGTCATCGCCGCCGGGCAGACGATCGACCCGTCGGTGTCGGTGCCGATCGTGATCGCCGCGAGGTTCGCCGCCGCGGCGGCGGCCGAGCCGCTGGACGAGCCGCACGGGCTGCGGTCCAGCACGTAGGGGTTGCGGGTCTGGCCGCCCGTCGCGCTCCAGCCTGCGAGGGCGTCGGAGCCGCGGAAGTTCGACCAGATCGAGAGGTTCGCCTTGCCGAGGATGACCGCGCCGGCCTCGCGCAGCCGGGAGACGAGGAACGCGTCCTTCTCGGGCCTCGCCTCCAGCAGGGCCGTGGACCCGGCCGTCGTCGGCTGCCGGTCGGCGGTGTCGGTGTTGCCCTTGATCAGCACTGGGATCCCGTCGAGTGGTCCGCGCGACCGGTGCTCGCGCCGCCGGGCGTCGCTCTGGCGGGCCAGGTCGACGGCGTCGGGGTTGACCCCGAGCACCGCGTTGAGCCGGGGGTTGAGGGTGTCGATGCGCCGGAGGTAGGCGCGGGTCACCTGCTCGGAGGTGAACACCCGGGCGTCCATGCCCTGCTGGAGGTCCAGGACCGTGACCCGGTCGAGCACCGCGCCCAGCAGTGCCTCGGGCACGACGCCGGTCGAGGCCTGCGCCGGCAGCGCCGTGAACGCACAGGCCGCCACCAGCCCGACCGCCACCCCGCGCACCGACCACCTTGCTGCTGTTGACCGCATCGGATCCCCTTCGTCCGTGAAGATCGCACCCTCGCGTACAGTCCACTGAGGACTGCCGGTGCGGATTCCATCCTCTTGGGAACGACGCTAGGCCGACGCCCCCGGCGCGAAAATGCGCCTGGCACCCTTGCCGGGGTAGTGCTTGCACCACCACGCCGCTGCGGCGCGCTCTACGCGGCCGAGCGCGGCGATGAACGCGCGAGGGTCCGGCGCGATTGCAGGTAGGCGTTGACCGCACCGCGCTGGCCCAGCGTGACGTGGTCGCGGGCCAGTGCCTCAAGCACGGCAAACTACGGTCGAGGGCTCCATCATCTGTCCGATCGCGGCTCTGGTGCCGATCTCGTGGAGCAGTCCGTCCTGGTCGAGCCGGGGCGTACGCCACAGCGCCTTCACGCCGGGGTGCAGATCGAGGATGGAGGACGAAGCTGTGTGTCGGTGACGCAGCAGCGGCCTTCATTCGCGGACGGCGGCCTCCTCCTTGGCACCGAAGATCACGAACAGCACCAGCCCCAGAAGGCAAACGAGGATGGCCAGCGTTGTGGCGGTGCGATCTGATTGGTCCGCGATGGCGAAGGCCCACCACTGCGGTCCGGATTCACCGTTCGCCGTCGCGCGTATGCGGGTTCCGAAGAGCAGACAGCACATCAAGTAGAACAGCGGCAACGTCCAACTGCGGGTGGCACCCACCGCGACGGCGGTCACCAGCGCCATGCCGGTCAGTCCCAAGGTGTTACGCAACGCGGTCATCATGTTCGGTACGAGCAGCGTCGCGGCTGCCGCGGTGATCAGCAGCACGCCTGCCACCGCAGCACGGTGCACGTATGGCAGTCGTGGTGTCACGCGGAACAGCGAGGTCGGTTGTCGGCTGTGCGATCCGATTGCACAAGCGAGGATCAGCGGCAACAACTGACCCAACGGGACACTCATCTGCCGTGCCGACGACAGGGACGGGATCGGGACGTGGTCACCACCGAACACCACCCCGACGACGGCCACGGCGCAAGACGTGGCCAGCAGAGTCGGCCAACGATGTGCCCGCAGCCACAGCCAGGCGATCACGACGGCAGCGCCGGCGAGGGCGTGGCGCAATCGCGGTGCGCTTCCAGCAGTTCCGTGTACCACGCGCGCTGGCGCTCCGCCGGACTGCGGATCAGGCGGTCGAGGTCGGCGACGTAGTCGGGCGGCACCAGCCGGGCGGCGGGTTCCTCCGGCCTGACCCGATGGATCAACCACGCGTTGAGCAGGACGTTCGATTCGGCAGCGGGATAACCTCGGGAACCGCCCTCGACGGCAGCGCAGGCGGGCGGTACCGGAAACAGGTTCTGCGCCAAGGACATCACCAGGTCGGTGTCGGTTGTCGTGGGGCGGGTGGGGCCGACGCGCGGCGCGTCGGCCCCTGGCCGCAAGCCGTTCTCCAGGTACAGCGGTGCCGGCGGGGCGATATCGGTGAACGCGTCGCGGAATCGGGCCGCTGCGGTGAGCCAGGCGTCGACGTCGGCGGCGTGCTCCGGCCACATGCACACCGTGATGCCGTCGCGCGTCGCACAGCTCTCGGCGGTGGCCGATCGGGCCTCGGTCAACTGCCCGTCGGTGCTCTGGATCATGGCCACGGCGGTGGTCGCCACAAGGGTGGCGAGCGCCGCGACGACGGCGACCACGACGACCCGGGGCAGGGCGAGGACGGCGAGGCCGACCAGCCCCAGGCCTAGGATCCACA is a window of Saccharothrix espanaensis DSM 44229 DNA encoding:
- a CDS encoding PASTA domain-containing protein, encoding MGVLSGRNRIRRGISALWRGPRSRAASLALVGCLLAGVLAVTLGAGYSVSRTVLSDGSAYLGKGHTVAHVNGESNLTDAEVARSLATGTQRLESVALPNGLVAVVNNDTGDVTFIDPATMAPAGTPVNRPDSAGLITALPAAEHSYLVDLQRGTVEVVDKQANPGTPVQVPGRVLDAVPVGDSVWAVTGEGKVVQITGERLVRTTSLGSGLRITSADGHPVVVTADGTAYAVDGDQPRSVGTTGLPAGDGAVLGSWQGAERHVIGVDRTRNQVVVLDPRTGTRVTIGLDVPSGSTPQWGAPVEFGNRVYVPDAAEPALWKVDPASGTAEKLTVPGKPGKIELKVSGGKVWANSQYDQRVLVVDDHGASTLADKGTGEAVTDSQQEPTTTPQPESPAQSTTQETPAAPPPPAPPTSRQPDPTTETVTVPSFTRGTGHEAACAELERLGLRCEALSAGDASGLATGEVIDTNPGGGRQVPVGSRVVVRYVGPVEVPDVVGLDVEAACAAITAVQLECAQVPDPTPTSRPEELLVVSRQDPTPAVGGGAAKGSRVSVHFPNRISGFPPLAGKTQVEACQLVESYHLTCAPKSGSPPAGQCPSAGAVFDQKPVAGTVVEVGSEVEISVCGGRVVLPDFVNPLPRNKDAVCADVRSKGLQCNPVEGVTAAGTGHPPLTAYSQTPAAGQQAEITQPVTITYYSDQVDLSDHVGQQYGGNVCAGLAAKGLQCTANRVASPVAMNTIVGQNPPAGRVAIGSTVTVDYSGWQSVHYWIENVGGSGGKVWQLTGSPGGGERFSVGRAFGSSSDTIPNGQLVREFRCSATCGGVPQNRFYSRLESWPGYGASPVAVFLPCDTNDGRVPIYRVWKDENGKRLYGISDTTGGWEGNELLGCAWRA
- a CDS encoding WXG100 family type VII secretion target — translated: MIQAELAELETLSRKLGTCSGEVEDLKRALTSLISTTTWSGGAAERFRHAWEGQFRPALDGLARELVNASQEVDRRKVALDHAGN
- a CDS encoding amidase, coding for MRSTAARWSVRGVAVGLVAACAFTALPAQASTGVVPEALLGAVLDRVTVLDLQQGMDARVFTSEQVTRAYLRRIDTLNPRLNAVLGVNPDAVDLARQSDARRREHRSRGPLDGIPVLIKGNTDTADRQPTTAGSTALLEARPEKDAFLVSRLREAGAVILGKANLSIWSNFRGSDALAGWSATGGQTRNPYVLDRSPCGSSSGSAAAAAANLAAITIGTDTDGSIVCPAAMTSTVGVKPSLGLVSRTGVVPITSRHDSPGPITRSVTDAAVTLWALRGTDLADPDSPAAAGALPADYTQVLKTDALRGKRIGVWRKGHQGIDPDADRVFDASVAKLRDLGATVVEGADLPDFQEVVVPHLLPAVLTEFKHDLNAYLAATPGSHPKNLTGLIEYNRQHADVELATFGQDLFEMADKTDGDITNPEYRAHREAATAAGRQGIDDVLAAHRLDAIVTSTELPAPPVDYQGGDPVRNSFAGTSRHTSTAGYPHLSVPAGFSRDGLPLGLSFLGTRFSDAKLLSFAYAYEQATHARKAPRYLPTAK
- a CDS encoding DUF7224 domain-containing protein — its product is MSPLSIALRRGAAPIAVPVMALLGLYAGTRGDSWFVDWGWASGQLQQHGVLLVPLTAAIAAWDASRDRRTGTPLLIRTYSRPQLTWLLLNGAGALIAGMIGWTMAFATIAMNVRGGGGPYWSVVLLGPLCIVASVLLGAAAGHYLPRYLAAPLAAVAVWLGLAFGSTSADPLIARLSAVNRECCDVASQPVAVTVAGQWLWILGLGLVGLAVLALPRVVVVAVVAALATLVATTAVAMIQSTDGQLTEARSATAESCATRDGITVCMWPEHAADVDAWLTAAARFRDAFTDIAPPAPLYLENGLRPGADAPRVGPTRPTTTDTDLVMSLAQNLFPVPPACAAVEGGSRGYPAAESNVLLNAWLIHRVRPEEPAARLVPPDYVADLDRLIRSPAERQRAWYTELLEAHRDCATPSPALPS
- a CDS encoding alpha/beta fold hydrolase, which codes for MCDLDLLRRLLDREKIDWLGYSVGTWLGAQYATSFPTHVGRFVFNSKTELTTDWQGAFADFEAGVERWFREDFLPWGRSTTAATDATPPATRSGRPTSGCAPRSPRRRPC